The following coding sequences lie in one Primulina huaijiensis isolate GDHJ02 chromosome 2, ASM1229523v2, whole genome shotgun sequence genomic window:
- the LOC140971615 gene encoding uncharacterized protein isoform X4, whose protein sequence is MDLPPRCRRHPRYSNVPHHPRFVHHHLTPLAPPPLPPSPPRILLPPLLPPRHDGQLPFPSHFSSPPYLPILERSYLQELDPLRKPYLDRYHPPHQDNSPFRIIHDYSLRDLIIEDDIFLRGCNNSHAYDFPRTWDRELPYGATEGNSRISEMEQRRYSSCRVSVTDARDMWKDTNADARRWDNGSCELYFEREDDIRRWDCNINRGHELCLGRNIDSRRWECVISGGRELSFDRGDNRIRLDRGINDGISLQLESRQQKFLESNLGLHRFSGRLGREGSKKEFHRPRKMNRVQKKSALHRIQLGKRHRRRTRGKRILKNLSSSCLRGRDKENFECLETLAKDNQETEQSPVDLSISFKSNSIVAKANLAASSPVSKEEICLSSRNQKIRKINNMVDTGSANSSEVVMEQMLGFQSGVLCPQIELLENFNVSVNGNVTAYKAHSTEIVTEHMPGFQSGVLCPQIELLEKFNVSGNEKVTACKVNSSCHNFVENNASKDMHSHGLDNFRSGCRLGCRSKKKRRSRNKILHGTRLQLSVDGGEIGSIASEKVDIGSDTNRPSFSDRKMKDTSLNNLSASLSLSVDASTECSAKDAYCASQMGTDEVTVHAGELCLANEKFCHGDGFGFKWHADSVELHVRKWGSISGLEKNLLDSKDLLTSLGAVRVVSIDEQPLQNGLVFENAFDEVPFKCPTSVQVEDITVLSRHHISNIPKVQEDKHLSEHHKSCASECENSLRKEVENVVYDMRSADINSKEFFLEPVAIPEIDGYCSSNSKDAKVSVAAAVADCSSVRLGTVTRSNFLSADHKGLVTEADISLVKTDNQSYKDGANLCNKSGCIEWDSESKIKRKRKKKARGTQMGISGSNATEPVDKSSSVDDDLANFLATYISSVKEADFPGAEDNSDVTFRLKEGPSVVPDSHLDAVEFSGDGSFSGNLKKRKVVSAKLDFSSCLVDDSIGNCLASDDLKLDQVRLRPSELNADQSKETLSAMHVSSTDGSENFSIPEMDDTLAYANNNLHLKDDLDFIRNTLSACAHTQSGDELVAPGFDTPSCISSPEDLLPHKDLRLESEMIFDGFQTSNMKPVSGHFTNFSLRNSVENATFGHLQTNTKVPPSLPPQKTDEVPSSRNKPTSAVPNIFSGHPAFNFHTSRKFPSNHFAKSRTWHRTDQSSINATGPTLRPCPLPQSHMPKTSRISQSSYVRKGNSLVRKPSSSGCTVAHTLSSSVNPTSPCMDYLKNNQVKADTPCTQRIGQVNSSESSQTMPLNHTGGSLRSASCHLVESLPVTNSLGSGGPAKTLYALKETVKSFEIPECQTGSGNNSDSLSILGKENLGKKISYVKRRSNQLIATSDPKDPSTSGLDKSLASLSDGYYKNSKNQLIRVYKGSRARKGDSMETLNLHRLGSQTILPKSSGKRQSSKGFAKTYKLSKFSLVLNLNGAQFSDKSSNSSGPFKVWPYLFPWRRATYRRSSLPTISQKLLLSSKRGAIYTRSTHGYSLRISKVLSVCGRSLKWSKSIERNSKKANEEATRAVVAAEKRKKEEKGVISFLSKSRNHVSRKSVLSVKPCPGERIFRVGSERYKMDPSRRSLRRITEEEEPSPSDVLQSEKNLKKSYLPKRLLIGNDEYVQIGTGNQLVRDPKKRTRVLASEKVRWSLRTARLRLARKRKYCQFFTRFGKCNKSDGKCPYVHDPSKIVVCTKFLNGSCTDSDCKLTHKVIPERMPDCSYFLKGSCSNENCPYRHVNVNPQSSICKRFLRGFCAYGNECRKKHTYVCPAFESTGICPQSSMCKLHHPKKKTEKKPVIEQKIVRGRYFDGGLIDVAECSMATGEKLSAIVEDDIVCEEGEYPDYISLDISNDGPEMTVL, encoded by the exons ATGGATCTACCGCCGCGCTGCCGTCGGCATCCCAGGTACAGTAATGTTCCCCACCACCCTCGTTTTGTTCATCACCATCTTACGCCGCTTGCACCACCGCCGCTGCCCCCATCGCCACCGCGTATTCTTCTCCCGCCGCTGCTTCCACCGCGTCACGATGGGCAGCTCCCGTTCCCCTCACACTTTTCCTCTCCTCCATATCTCCCTATTCTGGAAAGATCCTATTTGCAGGAATTGGATCCGCTGAGAAAACCTTATCTTGATCGCTACCACCCTCCGCATCAAGACAACTCACCTTTTCGAATCATACATGATTATTCGCTGCGAGACTTAATCATAGAAGATGATATTTTTCTTCGGGGTTGTAATAATAGTCATGCCTATGATTTTCCCCGAACTTGGGACCGAGAATTGCCCTATGGTGCGACAGAAGGTAATTCTAGGATTTCTGAGATGGAGCAACGTAGATACAGTAGTTGTAGGGTTTCTGTAACAGATGCTCGTGACATGTGGAAGGACACGAACGCTGATGCTAGGAGGTGGGACAATGGGAGTTGTGAGTTGTACTTTGAGAGAGAAGATGATATTAGGAGATGGGACTGTAATATCAATAGGGGTCATGAGCTGTGCTTGGGCAGGAACATTGATTCTAGGAGATGGGAATGTGTTATCAGTGGAGGTCGTGAGTTGTCCTTTGACAGGGGTGACAATAGGATTAGGTTGGATCGTGGTATTAATGATGGGATTTCTTTACAGCTAGAAAGTAGACAGCAAAAATTTTTGGAGAGTAATTTGGGTTTGCATAGATTTAGTGGTAGGTTGGGGAGGGAGGGTAGTAAGAAAGAGTTTCATAGGCCTAGGAAGATGAATAGAGTGCAAAAAAAGAGTGCTTTGCACAGGATTCAATTAGGAAAAAGGCACAGAAGGCGCACTAGAGGTAagagaattttgaaaaatttgagtaGCAGTTGTTTGAGAGGGAGAGACAAAGAGAACTTTGAGTGCTTGGAAACATTAGCAAAGGATAACCAAGAGACAGAGCAGAGTCCAGTGGACCTTTCGATCTCATTTAAGTCAAATTCTATTGTGGCAAAGGCTAATTTAGCGGCATCCAGTCCAGTTTCTAAGGAGGAGATATGTTTGTCGTCCAGGAATCAGAAGATTAGAAAAATTAACAATATGGTTGATACAGGATCAGCCAACTCCAGCGAGGTTGTAATGGAACAAATGCTAGGCTTCCAATCTGGCGTGCTTTGTCCTCAAATAGAGCTGCTCGAAAACTTCAATGTTTCTGTAAATGGAAATGTGACTGCGTACAAGGCTCACTCCACCGAGATTGTAACGGAACACATGCCAGGATTCCAATCTGGTGTGCTTTGTCCTCAAATAGAGTTGCTTGAGAAGTTCAATGTTTCTGGAAATGAAAAGGTGACTGCGTGTAAGGTTAATAGCTCATGTCATAATTTTGTGGAGAACAATGCTTCGAAAGACATGCATTCACATGGTTTAGATAATTTTAGATCTGGCTGTAGACTTGGATGCAGATcaaagaaaaagagaagaagCAGAAATAAGATTTTGCATGGGACCAGGTTGCAGTTGTCTGTGGACGGTGGTGAAATTg GAAGTATAGCTTCAGAGAAAGTAGACATTGGCAGTGACACTAATAGACCCTCCTTTTCTGATCGAAAGATGAAAGACACCAGTTTAAACAATTTGTCTGCTTCTCTGTCCTTGTCTGTTGATGCAAGTACTGAGTGCTCTGCCAAGGATGCTTATTGTGCAAGCCAAATGGGAACTGATGAGGTCACGGTTCATGCAGGTGAATTATGCTTAGCTAATGAAAAGTTTTGTCATGGTGATGGTTTTGGATTCAAGTGGCATGCTGATAGTGTTGAGTTGCATGTACGAAAATGGGGTTCTATATCGGGTCTGGAGAAGAACTTGCTTGATTCTAAGGATCTATTGACTAGTTTGGGTGCTGTCAGGGTGGTTAGTATTGATGAGCAGCCTCTTCAGAATGGATTAGTGTTTGAAAATGCTTTTGATGAAGTACCTTTCAAATGTCCGACTTCAGTTCAAGTTGAAGATATTACTGTCTTGTCAAGACATCATATAAGTAATATCCCCAAGGTTCAGGAAGACAAACATCTTTCTGAACATCACAAATCTTGTGCTTCAGAGTGTGAAAACTCATTGCGCAAGGAGGTGGAAAATGTTGTTTATGATATGAGGTCTGCGGATATAAATTCAAAAGAATTCTTCCTGGAACCGGTCGCTATACCTGAAATTGACGGTTATTGTTCATCAAACTCAAAGGATGCAAAAGTTTCAGTGGCTGCTGCTGTTGCAGATTGTTCAAGCGTGAGGTTGGGCACTGTGACCAGGTCTAATTTTCTTTCAGCAGATCATAAAGGTTTGGTAACTGAAGCTGATATTTCTTTAGTAAAAACAGACAACCAATCATACAAAGATGGGGCCAATTTGTGCAATAAAAGTGGCTGTATTGAATGGGATTCTGAGTCCAAGATTAAGAGGAAAAGGAAGAAGAAAGCTAGAGGTACTCAAATGGGTATCTCTGGTTCAAATGCTACCGAGCCCGTTGATAAGAGTAGCTCTGTAGATGATGATCTTGCTAATTTTTTGGCAACATATATTTCATCTGTCAAAGAAGCAGACTTTCCCGGTGCTGAAGACAACTCTGACGTGACATTCAGATTAAAAGAAGGGCCCTCTGTAGTTCCAGATTCCCACCTGGATGCTGTTGAATTTTCTGGAGATGGCTCATTTTCTGGGAACTTAAAGAAGAGAAAAGTTGTCAGCGCAAAATTGGATTTTTCATCTTGTTTGGTTGATGATTCGATTGGAAATTGCCTTGCTAGTGATGACTTGAAACTTGATCAGGTGCGTCTTAGACCATCAGAACTGAATGCTGATCAAAGCAAAGAAACTCTTTCAGCCATGCACGTGTCAAGCACTGATGGTAGTGAAAACTTTTCTATTCCAGAGATGGATGACACTCTGGCTTATGCTAATAACAATCTTCATCTGAAGGATGACCTGGATTTCATTCGTAACACTTTGTCAGCATGTGCTCATACTCAATCTGGTGATGAACTGGTGGCACCTGGCTTTGATACGCCATCCTGCATCAGTTCTCCTGAAGATTTACTTCCTCATAAAGACTTACGTTTAGAAAGTGAAATGATTTTTGATGGATTTCAAACATCTAACATGAAGCCTGTGTCTGGGCATTTTACAAACTTTTCTCTTAGGAATTCTGTCGAGAATGCAACTTTTGGCCACTTACAAACTAATACTAAGGTCCCACCGTCATTACCACCTCAGAAAACCGATGAAGTGCCGTCAAGTAGAAACAAACCGACATCTGCTGTCCCTAACATTTTTTCTGGTCATCCTGCTTTTAATTTTCACACTTCAAGGAAATTCCCTTCTAATCATTTTGCAAAATCAAGGACATGGCATCGAACCGATCAATCCTCTATCAATGCTACTGGACCAACATTAAGGCCTTGTCCTCTTCCTCAAAGTCACATGCCAAAGACGTCAAGGATTTCTCAGAGTTCATATGTTCGTAAGGGTAATAGCCTAGTAAGAAAACCTTCATCATCTGGATGTACTGTAGCTCATACTCTGAGTTCCTCAGTTAATCCAACAAGTCCTTGTATGGATTATCTTAAAAACAACCAAGTCAAGGCTGATACTCCATGTACACAGAGAATAGGGCAGGTAAATAGTTCTGAAAGTTCTCAAACAATGCCCCTAAATCATACTGGAGGATCGTTGAGAAGTGCATCTTGCCACTTGGTAGAGTCTTTGCCTGTGACAAATTCCCTAGGAAGTGGTGGTCCTGCAAAAACTTTATATGCTTTAAAAGAGACTGTTAAGTCTTTTGAAATTCCTGAATGCCAAACTGGTTCAGGTAATAATTCAGACAGCCTGAGTATCCTTGGCAAAGAGAACCTGGGGAAGAAGATATCGTATGTCAAGCGAAGATCAAATCAATTGATTGCAACTTCTGATCCTAAAGATCCATCTACATCAGGCCTAGATAAGTCTCTAGCATCATTATCTGATGGCTACTACAAGAATAGTAAAAATCAGCTTATAAGAGTATATAAAGGAAGTCGTGCGAGAAAAGGAGATTCAATGGAAACTTTAAACTTGCACAGGCTTGGGTCTCAAACAATTTTACCTAAAAGTTCTGGCAAGCGACAGTCAAGTAAAG GTTTTGCCAAGACTTACAAATTGTCTAAATTTTCATTGGTGTTGAATCTAAATGGTGCTCAATTTTCAGACAAAAGTAGCAATTCATCAGGACCCTTCAAAGTGTGGCCATATTTGTTTCCGTGGAGAAGAGCTACATACAGGAGAAGTTCTTTGCCCACAATCAG CCAAAAATTGCTGCTATCAAGTAAAAGAGGTGCCATTTACACGAGATCAACTCATGGATATTCTCTCAGGATATCCAAGGTGTTGAGTGTTTGTGGCCGTAGTTTAAAATGGTCAAAATCAATTGAGAGGAACTCAAAGAAAGCTAATGAG GAAGCTACACGAGCAGTTGTGGCAGCTGAGAAgaggaaaaaagaagaaaagggaGTTATTTCCTTTCTTTCAAAGAGCAGAAATCATGTTTCTCGTAAGTCGGTTCTTAGTGTAAAGCCGTGTCCAG GGGAACGAATATTTCGTGTTGGTTCTGAGCGATACAAAATGGATCCATCTAGGAGGAGTCTTCGCAGGATTACAG AAGAGGAAGAACCATCACCTTCTGATGTTCTCCAATCTGagaagaatttaaaaaaatcttatctACCCAAGAGGTTACTTATTGGAAATGATGA ATATGTTCAAATTGGTACTGGTAACCAGCTGGTTAGAGATCCAAAGAAACGAACTCGTGTACTGGCGAGCGAGAAAGTTCGATGGAGTTTGCGTACTGCAAGATTGCGATTGGctagaaagagaaaatattgTCAGTTTTTTACTAGATTTGGAAAATGCAACAAGAGTGATGGAAAATGCCCTTATGTCCATGATCCCTCTAAGATTGTGGTCTGCACTAAATTTCTGAACGGTTCATGTACCGACAGTGATTGCAAATTAACTCACAAG GTTATTCCTGAGAGAATGCCAGATTGCTCTTACTTTCTGAAAG GATCATGCTCTAATGAAAATTGTCCCTATAGACATGTCAATGTGAATCCCCAATCCTCAATATGTAAAAGATTTCTCAGGGGTTTCTGTGCATATGGGAATGAG TGCCGGAAGAAACACACCTATGTCTGTCCTGCTTTTGAATCAACGGGTATCTGCCCCCAATCATCAATGTGCAAGCTTCACCATCCTAAAAAGAAGACAGAAAAGAAACCTGTAATCGAGCAAAAGATTGTGAGAGGTCGATACTTTGATGGAGGGCTCATTGATGTTGCTGAATGCAGTATGGCTACTGGTGAGAAGCTTTCTGCGATAGTTGAGGATGACATAGTTTGCGAAGAGGGGGAATACCCAGATTACATTAGCTTGGACATCAGCAATGATGGCCCCGAGATGACTGTATTATGA
- the LOC140971615 gene encoding uncharacterized protein isoform X3, with product MDLPPRCRRHPRYSNVPHHPRFVHHHLTPLAPPPLPPSPPRILLPPLLPPRHDGQLPFPSHFSSPPYLPILERSYLQELDPLRKPYLDRYHPPHQDNSPFRIIHDYSLRDLIIEDDIFLRGCNNSHAYDFPRTWDRELPYGATEGNSRISEMEQRRYSSCRVSVTDARDMWKDTNADARRWDNGSCELYFEREDDIRRWDCNINRGHELCLGRNIDSRRWECVISGGRELSFDRGDNRIRLDRGINDGISLQLESRQQKFLESNLGLHRFSGRLGREGSKKEFHRPRKMNRVQKKSALHRIQLGKRHRRRTRGKRILKNLSSSCLRGRDKENFECLETLAKDNQETEQSPVDLSISFKSNSIVAKANLAASSPVSKEEICLSSRNQKIRKINNMVDTGSANSSEVVMEQMLGFQSGVLCPQIELLENFNVSVNGNVTAYKAHSTEIVTEHMPGFQSGVLCPQIELLEKFNVSGNEKVTACKVNSSCHNFVENNASKDMHSHGLDNFRSGCRLGCRSKKKRRSRNKILHGTRLQLSVDGGEIGNFETSTISTYDASKLNTNSTLSRVDMSSLSCVFVNVLPEADLLPSLGSIASEKVDIGSDTNRPSFSDRKMKDTSLNNLSASLSLSVDASTECSAKDAYCASQMGTDEVTVHAGELCLANEKFCHGDGFGFKWHADSVELHVRKWGSISGLEKNLLDSKDLLTSLGAVRVVSIDEQPLQNGLVFENAFDEVPFKCPTSVQVEDITVLSRHHISNIPKVQEDKHLSEHHKSCASECENSLRKEVENVVYDMRSADINSKEFFLEPVAIPEIDGYCSSNSKDAKVSVAAAVADCSSVRLGTVTRSNFLSADHKGLVTEADISLVKTDNQSYKDGANLCNKSGCIEWDSESKIKRKRKKKARGTQMGISGSNATEPVDKSSSVDDDLANFLATYISSVKEADFPGAEDNSDVTFRLKEGPSVVPDSHLDAVEFSGDGSFSGNLKKRKVVSAKLDFSSCLVDDSIGNCLASDDLKLDQVRLRPSELNADQSKETLSAMHVSSTDGSENFSIPEMDDTLAYANNNLHLKDDLDFIRNTLSACAHTQSGDELVAPGFDTPSCISSPEDLLPHKDLRLESEMIFDGFQTSNMKPVSGHFTNFSLRNSVENATFGHLQTNTKVPPSLPPQKTDEVPSSRNKPTSAVPNIFSGHPAFNFHTSRKFPSNHFAKSRTWHRTDQSSINATGPTLRPCPLPQSHMPKTSRISQSSYVRKGNSLVRKPSSSGCTVAHTLSSSVNPTSPCMDYLKNNQVKADTPCTQRIGQVNSSESSQTMPLNHTGGSLRSASCHLVESLPVTNSLGSGGPAKTLYALKETVKSFEIPECQTGSGNNSDSLSILGKENLGKKISYVKRRSNQLIATSDPKDPSTSGLDKSLASLSDGYYKNSKNQLIRVYKGSRARKGDSMETLNLHRLGSQTILPKSSGKRQSSKDKSSNSSGPFKVWPYLFPWRRATYRRSSLPTISQKLLLSSKRGAIYTRSTHGYSLRISKVLSVCGRSLKWSKSIERNSKKANEEATRAVVAAEKRKKEEKGVISFLSKSRNHVSRKSVLSVKPCPGERIFRVGSERYKMDPSRRSLRRITEEEEPSPSDVLQSEKNLKKSYLPKRLLIGNDEYVQIGTGNQLVRDPKKRTRVLASEKVRWSLRTARLRLARKRKYCQFFTRFGKCNKSDGKCPYVHDPSKIVVCTKFLNGSCTDSDCKLTHKVIPERMPDCSYFLKGSCSNENCPYRHVNVNPQSSICKRFLRGFCAYGNECRKKHTYVCPAFESTGICPQSSMCKLHHPKKKTEKKPVIEQKIVRGRYFDGGLIDVAECSMATGEKLSAIVEDDIVCEEGEYPDYISLDISNDGPEMTVL from the exons ATGGATCTACCGCCGCGCTGCCGTCGGCATCCCAGGTACAGTAATGTTCCCCACCACCCTCGTTTTGTTCATCACCATCTTACGCCGCTTGCACCACCGCCGCTGCCCCCATCGCCACCGCGTATTCTTCTCCCGCCGCTGCTTCCACCGCGTCACGATGGGCAGCTCCCGTTCCCCTCACACTTTTCCTCTCCTCCATATCTCCCTATTCTGGAAAGATCCTATTTGCAGGAATTGGATCCGCTGAGAAAACCTTATCTTGATCGCTACCACCCTCCGCATCAAGACAACTCACCTTTTCGAATCATACATGATTATTCGCTGCGAGACTTAATCATAGAAGATGATATTTTTCTTCGGGGTTGTAATAATAGTCATGCCTATGATTTTCCCCGAACTTGGGACCGAGAATTGCCCTATGGTGCGACAGAAGGTAATTCTAGGATTTCTGAGATGGAGCAACGTAGATACAGTAGTTGTAGGGTTTCTGTAACAGATGCTCGTGACATGTGGAAGGACACGAACGCTGATGCTAGGAGGTGGGACAATGGGAGTTGTGAGTTGTACTTTGAGAGAGAAGATGATATTAGGAGATGGGACTGTAATATCAATAGGGGTCATGAGCTGTGCTTGGGCAGGAACATTGATTCTAGGAGATGGGAATGTGTTATCAGTGGAGGTCGTGAGTTGTCCTTTGACAGGGGTGACAATAGGATTAGGTTGGATCGTGGTATTAATGATGGGATTTCTTTACAGCTAGAAAGTAGACAGCAAAAATTTTTGGAGAGTAATTTGGGTTTGCATAGATTTAGTGGTAGGTTGGGGAGGGAGGGTAGTAAGAAAGAGTTTCATAGGCCTAGGAAGATGAATAGAGTGCAAAAAAAGAGTGCTTTGCACAGGATTCAATTAGGAAAAAGGCACAGAAGGCGCACTAGAGGTAagagaattttgaaaaatttgagtaGCAGTTGTTTGAGAGGGAGAGACAAAGAGAACTTTGAGTGCTTGGAAACATTAGCAAAGGATAACCAAGAGACAGAGCAGAGTCCAGTGGACCTTTCGATCTCATTTAAGTCAAATTCTATTGTGGCAAAGGCTAATTTAGCGGCATCCAGTCCAGTTTCTAAGGAGGAGATATGTTTGTCGTCCAGGAATCAGAAGATTAGAAAAATTAACAATATGGTTGATACAGGATCAGCCAACTCCAGCGAGGTTGTAATGGAACAAATGCTAGGCTTCCAATCTGGCGTGCTTTGTCCTCAAATAGAGCTGCTCGAAAACTTCAATGTTTCTGTAAATGGAAATGTGACTGCGTACAAGGCTCACTCCACCGAGATTGTAACGGAACACATGCCAGGATTCCAATCTGGTGTGCTTTGTCCTCAAATAGAGTTGCTTGAGAAGTTCAATGTTTCTGGAAATGAAAAGGTGACTGCGTGTAAGGTTAATAGCTCATGTCATAATTTTGTGGAGAACAATGCTTCGAAAGACATGCATTCACATGGTTTAGATAATTTTAGATCTGGCTGTAGACTTGGATGCAGATcaaagaaaaagagaagaagCAGAAATAAGATTTTGCATGGGACCAGGTTGCAGTTGTCTGTGGACGGTGGTGAAATTggtaattttgaaacttccacTATTAGTACATATGATGCATCAAAGCTAAACACAAATTCTACTCTTTCAAGAGTGGATATGTCTTCATTGTCTTGTGTGTTTGTTAATGTGTTACCTGAAGCAGATTTGTTACCTTCTTTAGGAAGTATAGCTTCAGAGAAAGTAGACATTGGCAGTGACACTAATAGACCCTCCTTTTCTGATCGAAAGATGAAAGACACCAGTTTAAACAATTTGTCTGCTTCTCTGTCCTTGTCTGTTGATGCAAGTACTGAGTGCTCTGCCAAGGATGCTTATTGTGCAAGCCAAATGGGAACTGATGAGGTCACGGTTCATGCAGGTGAATTATGCTTAGCTAATGAAAAGTTTTGTCATGGTGATGGTTTTGGATTCAAGTGGCATGCTGATAGTGTTGAGTTGCATGTACGAAAATGGGGTTCTATATCGGGTCTGGAGAAGAACTTGCTTGATTCTAAGGATCTATTGACTAGTTTGGGTGCTGTCAGGGTGGTTAGTATTGATGAGCAGCCTCTTCAGAATGGATTAGTGTTTGAAAATGCTTTTGATGAAGTACCTTTCAAATGTCCGACTTCAGTTCAAGTTGAAGATATTACTGTCTTGTCAAGACATCATATAAGTAATATCCCCAAGGTTCAGGAAGACAAACATCTTTCTGAACATCACAAATCTTGTGCTTCAGAGTGTGAAAACTCATTGCGCAAGGAGGTGGAAAATGTTGTTTATGATATGAGGTCTGCGGATATAAATTCAAAAGAATTCTTCCTGGAACCGGTCGCTATACCTGAAATTGACGGTTATTGTTCATCAAACTCAAAGGATGCAAAAGTTTCAGTGGCTGCTGCTGTTGCAGATTGTTCAAGCGTGAGGTTGGGCACTGTGACCAGGTCTAATTTTCTTTCAGCAGATCATAAAGGTTTGGTAACTGAAGCTGATATTTCTTTAGTAAAAACAGACAACCAATCATACAAAGATGGGGCCAATTTGTGCAATAAAAGTGGCTGTATTGAATGGGATTCTGAGTCCAAGATTAAGAGGAAAAGGAAGAAGAAAGCTAGAGGTACTCAAATGGGTATCTCTGGTTCAAATGCTACCGAGCCCGTTGATAAGAGTAGCTCTGTAGATGATGATCTTGCTAATTTTTTGGCAACATATATTTCATCTGTCAAAGAAGCAGACTTTCCCGGTGCTGAAGACAACTCTGACGTGACATTCAGATTAAAAGAAGGGCCCTCTGTAGTTCCAGATTCCCACCTGGATGCTGTTGAATTTTCTGGAGATGGCTCATTTTCTGGGAACTTAAAGAAGAGAAAAGTTGTCAGCGCAAAATTGGATTTTTCATCTTGTTTGGTTGATGATTCGATTGGAAATTGCCTTGCTAGTGATGACTTGAAACTTGATCAGGTGCGTCTTAGACCATCAGAACTGAATGCTGATCAAAGCAAAGAAACTCTTTCAGCCATGCACGTGTCAAGCACTGATGGTAGTGAAAACTTTTCTATTCCAGAGATGGATGACACTCTGGCTTATGCTAATAACAATCTTCATCTGAAGGATGACCTGGATTTCATTCGTAACACTTTGTCAGCATGTGCTCATACTCAATCTGGTGATGAACTGGTGGCACCTGGCTTTGATACGCCATCCTGCATCAGTTCTCCTGAAGATTTACTTCCTCATAAAGACTTACGTTTAGAAAGTGAAATGATTTTTGATGGATTTCAAACATCTAACATGAAGCCTGTGTCTGGGCATTTTACAAACTTTTCTCTTAGGAATTCTGTCGAGAATGCAACTTTTGGCCACTTACAAACTAATACTAAGGTCCCACCGTCATTACCACCTCAGAAAACCGATGAAGTGCCGTCAAGTAGAAACAAACCGACATCTGCTGTCCCTAACATTTTTTCTGGTCATCCTGCTTTTAATTTTCACACTTCAAGGAAATTCCCTTCTAATCATTTTGCAAAATCAAGGACATGGCATCGAACCGATCAATCCTCTATCAATGCTACTGGACCAACATTAAGGCCTTGTCCTCTTCCTCAAAGTCACATGCCAAAGACGTCAAGGATTTCTCAGAGTTCATATGTTCGTAAGGGTAATAGCCTAGTAAGAAAACCTTCATCATCTGGATGTACTGTAGCTCATACTCTGAGTTCCTCAGTTAATCCAACAAGTCCTTGTATGGATTATCTTAAAAACAACCAAGTCAAGGCTGATACTCCATGTACACAGAGAATAGGGCAGGTAAATAGTTCTGAAAGTTCTCAAACAATGCCCCTAAATCATACTGGAGGATCGTTGAGAAGTGCATCTTGCCACTTGGTAGAGTCTTTGCCTGTGACAAATTCCCTAGGAAGTGGTGGTCCTGCAAAAACTTTATATGCTTTAAAAGAGACTGTTAAGTCTTTTGAAATTCCTGAATGCCAAACTGGTTCAGGTAATAATTCAGACAGCCTGAGTATCCTTGGCAAAGAGAACCTGGGGAAGAAGATATCGTATGTCAAGCGAAGATCAAATCAATTGATTGCAACTTCTGATCCTAAAGATCCATCTACATCAGGCCTAGATAAGTCTCTAGCATCATTATCTGATGGCTACTACAAGAATAGTAAAAATCAGCTTATAAGAGTATATAAAGGAAGTCGTGCGAGAAAAGGAGATTCAATGGAAACTTTAAACTTGCACAGGCTTGGGTCTCAAACAATTTTACCTAAAAGTTCTGGCAAGCGACAGTCAAGTAAAG ACAAAAGTAGCAATTCATCAGGACCCTTCAAAGTGTGGCCATATTTGTTTCCGTGGAGAAGAGCTACATACAGGAGAAGTTCTTTGCCCACAATCAG CCAAAAATTGCTGCTATCAAGTAAAAGAGGTGCCATTTACACGAGATCAACTCATGGATATTCTCTCAGGATATCCAAGGTGTTGAGTGTTTGTGGCCGTAGTTTAAAATGGTCAAAATCAATTGAGAGGAACTCAAAGAAAGCTAATGAG GAAGCTACACGAGCAGTTGTGGCAGCTGAGAAgaggaaaaaagaagaaaagggaGTTATTTCCTTTCTTTCAAAGAGCAGAAATCATGTTTCTCGTAAGTCGGTTCTTAGTGTAAAGCCGTGTCCAG GGGAACGAATATTTCGTGTTGGTTCTGAGCGATACAAAATGGATCCATCTAGGAGGAGTCTTCGCAGGATTACAG AAGAGGAAGAACCATCACCTTCTGATGTTCTCCAATCTGagaagaatttaaaaaaatcttatctACCCAAGAGGTTACTTATTGGAAATGATGA ATATGTTCAAATTGGTACTGGTAACCAGCTGGTTAGAGATCCAAAGAAACGAACTCGTGTACTGGCGAGCGAGAAAGTTCGATGGAGTTTGCGTACTGCAAGATTGCGATTGGctagaaagagaaaatattgTCAGTTTTTTACTAGATTTGGAAAATGCAACAAGAGTGATGGAAAATGCCCTTATGTCCATGATCCCTCTAAGATTGTGGTCTGCACTAAATTTCTGAACGGTTCATGTACCGACAGTGATTGCAAATTAACTCACAAG GTTATTCCTGAGAGAATGCCAGATTGCTCTTACTTTCTGAAAG GATCATGCTCTAATGAAAATTGTCCCTATAGACATGTCAATGTGAATCCCCAATCCTCAATATGTAAAAGATTTCTCAGGGGTTTCTGTGCATATGGGAATGAG TGCCGGAAGAAACACACCTATGTCTGTCCTGCTTTTGAATCAACGGGTATCTGCCCCCAATCATCAATGTGCAAGCTTCACCATCCTAAAAAGAAGACAGAAAAGAAACCTGTAATCGAGCAAAAGATTGTGAGAGGTCGATACTTTGATGGAGGGCTCATTGATGTTGCTGAATGCAGTATGGCTACTGGTGAGAAGCTTTCTGCGATAGTTGAGGATGACATAGTTTGCGAAGAGGGGGAATACCCAGATTACATTAGCTTGGACATCAGCAATGATGGCCCCGAGATGACTGTATTATGA